A genomic window from Amblyraja radiata isolate CabotCenter1 chromosome 18, sAmbRad1.1.pri, whole genome shotgun sequence includes:
- the vgll4 gene encoding transcription cofactor vestigial-like protein 4 isoform X3, giving the protein MIKVRSKPVNGDFRKDPQRERSRSPIERAAMSTMSHLSNHAYAGIGLASMSMEQPLALTKNSMDTTRTVSIGVERQQNRPSVITCASGNNRNCNLSHCPIAHNGCVPAMPQSYRRPSNSSISTATTCDPVVEEHFRRSLGEKYKQPEPVTNSVSITGSVDDHFAKALGETWLQIKAAKDGVSSSPDSGSRRGQSSPSSHMVNHNHSPSVVS; this is encoded by the exons ATGATTAAAGTGAG GAGCAAGCCTGTCAACGGGGACTTTCGTAAAGATCCACAACGAGAGCGAAGCCGGAGCCCGATAGAACGTGCCGCAATGTCAACCATGAGCCATCTCAGCAATCATGCCTATGCTGGCATAGGACTAGCAAGTATGTCAATGGAACAGCCTCTAGCACTGACCAAAAATAGCATGGATACAACTCGGACAGTCAGCATTGGCGTGGAACGACAGCAG AATCGGCCGTCCGTAATTACATGTGCATCTGGTAACAATCGTAACTGCAACCTTTCCCATTGCCCTATTGCTCACAATGGTTGTGTTCCAGCAATGCCCCAAAGCTACAGGAGACCCTCCAATT CTTCCATATCCACTGCTACAACCTGTGACCCTGTTGTGGAAGAACACTTTCGCCGAAGCCTTGGGGAGAAATACAAGCAGCCAGAGCCGGTGACGAATTCTGTTTCCATCACCGGATCAGTGGATGATCACTTTGCCAAAGCTCTCGGAGAAACATGGCTTCAGATCAAGGCTGCCAAAGATGGAGTTTCCAGCAGCCCCGATTCTGGTTCACGAAGGGGACAATCCTCGCCCTCCTCCCACATGGTCAATCACAATCACTCCCCTTCGGTGGTTTCATGA